One Janthinobacterium sp. TB1-E2 genomic region harbors:
- a CDS encoding pyridoxamine 5'-phosphate oxidase family protein yields MTTTALPPSPRTRVRRVAELASYEQTALYAILDAAYLCHIAFHDDKGSHCIPTACWRIDGHLYIHGSNGSRMLKLLQDSDVCVTVTHLDGLVLARSAFNHTMNYRSAMVYGRFEKVSDIGQQHAAMDALMEKLMPGRLAHVRGGNAKEYAATTVLRIALDEYAVKQRKGGPLDDAGDMAHAVWTGELPFTHGRGAAVADALNTCDMPAYAAAWGTESA; encoded by the coding sequence ATGACCACTACCGCCCTGCCTCCCAGCCCCCGTACCCGCGTGCGCCGCGTCGCCGAACTGGCCAGCTACGAGCAAACCGCCCTGTACGCCATCCTCGATGCCGCCTACCTGTGCCATATCGCCTTCCACGACGACAAGGGCAGCCATTGCATCCCGACCGCCTGCTGGCGCATCGATGGCCACCTGTACATCCATGGCTCGAACGGCAGCCGCATGCTCAAGCTCCTGCAAGACAGCGACGTATGCGTGACGGTCACCCATCTCGACGGCCTGGTGCTGGCGCGCTCCGCCTTCAACCACACGATGAACTACCGTTCGGCGATGGTGTACGGGCGGTTTGAAAAAGTCAGCGACATCGGCCAGCAGCATGCGGCCATGGACGCGCTGATGGAAAAGCTAATGCCGGGACGCCTGGCGCACGTGCGTGGCGGCAACGCCAAGGAATACGCGGCCACCACCGTGCTGCGCATCGCGCTCGACGAATACGCCGTCAAGCAGCGCAAGGGCGGCCCGCTCGACGATGCTGGCGACATGGCGCATGCCGTCTGGACGGGCGAACTGCCGTTTACGCACGGCCGTGGCGCGGCCGTCGCCGATGCGCTCAACACCTGCGACATGCCCGCGTATGCCGCCGCATGGGGGACGGAATCCGCTTGA
- a CDS encoding sensor histidine kinase, with the protein MGYRPMRLSLLTRWTALIVTLLVLGIVIALLLAHFLPGRPLLVLAGTLLCVLPVAVITIRAQLQSMLSLFRALSGTVTSYQDGDFGFSLRWPQDDELADLVAAHNALGDVLRKQRLDLVQRELLLDTMVQNTPVAMLLVAEGSAIVYANLAARQLLHQGRRLEGHHLADIVQQAAPALAEALARRNDGLFTSGEGEQEEVYHLARRSFSLNGRKHELLLLRQLTLELRRQEVQTWKKVIRVISHELNNSLAPLASLAHSGAELVRRGQTERLPQILATIEERTRHLETFILGYARFAKLPAPRLAPCEWPLFLDSLASQAAFTLDAPPPAQAALFDAAQMQQALLNLLKNALESGSREEHIGLHVSQAHGQLRIEVRDRGPGMSGAVLENALVPFYSTKRSGTGLGLALAREIAEAHGGRITLANREGGGLAVTLILPLLDRN; encoded by the coding sequence ATGGGATACCGCCCCATGCGCCTCTCGCTGCTCACGCGCTGGACGGCGCTGATCGTCACCCTGCTGGTGCTGGGCATCGTCATCGCCCTGCTGCTCGCGCACTTTTTGCCAGGCCGGCCGCTGCTGGTGCTGGCCGGTACCCTGCTGTGCGTGCTGCCGGTGGCCGTCATCACCATCCGCGCGCAGCTGCAATCGATGCTGTCGCTGTTTCGCGCCTTGAGCGGCACAGTGACGAGCTACCAGGACGGCGACTTCGGCTTCAGCCTGCGTTGGCCGCAGGACGATGAGCTGGCCGACCTGGTGGCGGCCCACAATGCGCTGGGCGACGTGCTGCGCAAGCAGCGCCTGGACCTGGTGCAGCGCGAACTGCTGCTCGACACCATGGTGCAAAACACGCCGGTGGCCATGCTGCTGGTGGCCGAGGGCAGCGCCATCGTCTACGCCAACCTGGCCGCGCGCCAGCTGCTGCACCAGGGACGCCGGCTGGAAGGACATCACCTGGCCGACATCGTGCAGCAGGCGGCGCCGGCCCTGGCCGAAGCGCTGGCGCGCCGCAACGACGGCTTGTTTACCAGCGGCGAAGGGGAACAGGAAGAGGTGTATCACCTGGCGCGGCGCAGCTTCAGCCTGAACGGACGCAAGCACGAACTGCTGCTGTTGCGCCAGCTGACCCTGGAACTGCGCCGGCAGGAAGTGCAGACCTGGAAAAAAGTCATCCGCGTCATCAGCCACGAACTCAACAACTCGCTGGCGCCACTGGCCTCGCTGGCCCACTCCGGCGCCGAGCTGGTGCGCCGCGGCCAGACGGAGCGCCTGCCGCAAATCCTCGCCACCATCGAAGAGCGCACGCGTCACCTGGAAACCTTCATCCTCGGCTATGCGCGCTTTGCCAAGTTGCCCGCGCCGCGCCTGGCGCCATGCGAATGGCCCCTCTTCCTTGACAGCCTGGCCTCGCAAGCGGCCTTCACGCTCGACGCCCCGCCGCCCGCGCAAGCGGCCTTGTTCGATGCGGCGCAAATGCAGCAAGCGCTGCTGAACCTGCTCAAGAATGCGCTGGAATCGGGCTCGCGGGAAGAGCATATCGGCCTGCACGTCAGCCAGGCGCATGGCCAGCTGCGCATCGAAGTGCGCGACCGCGGGCCGGGCATGAGCGGTGCCGTGCTGGAAAACGCGCTGGTGCCGTTTTATTCCACCAAGCGCAGCGGCACGGGACTAGGCCTGGCCCTGGCGCGCGAAATCGCCGAAGCCCATGGCGGGCGCATCACCCTGGCCAACCGCGAAGGTGGCGGCCTGGCGGTGACCTTGATTCTTCCCTTGCTGGACAGAAATTAG
- a CDS encoding sigma-54 dependent transcriptional regulator codes for MPTVLIIDDNAAVAIALDVLLSLHEIDAVRAASPEEGLQLLERHAIDLVVQDMNFTADTTSGEEGGALFHAIRARYPDLPVILLTAWTQLDAAVDLIKSGAADYLAKPWDDRRLIASVQNLLELGQANRALRQRVVAEQRQRHALEHDFDLRGMVWQDPATERVVHLACQVARADVPVLISGPNGSGKERIAAIVQANSQVASGPFVVLNCGAVPVELIEAELFGAEAGAYTGITRARDGKFDAADGGTLFLDEIGNLPLAGQMKLLRVLETGRFERLGSNRERQVKMRVISASNADLPAMIKAGTFREDLFYRLNVIELRLPALAQRPLDILFLARHFLGGEKTLDAQAQATLLAHGWPGNVRELKNVMQRASLLTPGPVIGAQETGLPLAGMASPRAPQDGAATEPDRDSVTAALARAHGVVAQAAQELGLSRQALYRRMERLGIARG; via the coding sequence ATGCCTACCGTACTGATTATTGACGACAATGCCGCCGTGGCCATCGCGCTCGACGTGCTGCTCTCCCTGCACGAGATCGACGCCGTGCGCGCCGCCTCGCCGGAGGAAGGCTTGCAGCTGCTCGAGCGCCACGCCATCGACCTGGTGGTGCAGGACATGAATTTCACGGCCGACACCACGTCGGGCGAGGAAGGCGGCGCGCTGTTCCATGCGATCCGCGCGCGCTACCCGGACCTGCCCGTGATCCTGCTGACGGCATGGACCCAGCTCGACGCCGCCGTCGACCTGATCAAGTCCGGCGCGGCCGACTACCTGGCCAAGCCATGGGATGACCGGCGCCTGATCGCCAGCGTGCAGAACCTGCTGGAACTGGGACAGGCCAACCGCGCGCTGCGCCAGCGCGTGGTGGCCGAACAGCGCCAGCGCCACGCCCTGGAACACGACTTCGACCTGCGCGGCATGGTATGGCAAGACCCGGCCACGGAACGAGTCGTGCACCTGGCGTGCCAGGTGGCGCGCGCCGACGTGCCCGTGCTCATTTCGGGGCCGAACGGCAGCGGCAAGGAACGCATCGCCGCCATCGTGCAAGCCAATTCGCAGGTCGCCAGCGGCCCTTTCGTCGTGCTCAATTGCGGCGCCGTGCCGGTGGAACTGATCGAGGCGGAACTGTTCGGCGCGGAAGCGGGCGCCTACACGGGCATCACGCGCGCACGCGACGGCAAGTTCGACGCGGCCGACGGCGGCACCCTGTTCCTCGACGAGATCGGCAACCTGCCGCTGGCCGGACAAATGAAACTGCTGCGCGTGCTCGAAACGGGACGCTTCGAGCGCCTCGGCTCGAACCGCGAGCGGCAAGTGAAAATGCGCGTCATCAGCGCCAGCAACGCCGACCTGCCGGCGATGATCAAGGCCGGCACGTTTCGCGAAGACCTGTTCTACCGCCTGAATGTGATCGAACTGCGATTGCCGGCGCTGGCGCAGCGTCCGCTGGACATCTTGTTCCTGGCACGGCATTTCCTGGGCGGCGAAAAGACGCTGGACGCGCAGGCGCAGGCGACCTTGCTGGCGCACGGCTGGCCGGGCAATGTGCGCGAACTGAAAAACGTCATGCAGCGCGCCAGCCTGCTGACGCCCGGCCCCGTGATCGGCGCGCAGGAAACGGGCTTGCCGCTGGCCGGCATGGCATCGCCGCGCGCGCCGCAAGATGGCGCCGCGACGGAACCGGACCGCGACAGCGTCACCGCGGCGCTCGCGCGTGCGCACGGCGTGGTGGCGCAGGCGGCGCAGGAACTGGGGCTGTCGCGCCAGGCACTGTACCGCCGCATGGAACGCCTGGGCATCGCGCGCGGCTGA
- a CDS encoding serine hydrolase — protein MHTMNRLAAAIVLAFSAIAMPALALDAAPVVAAAPVPAPAFDLERDVATALKVFDVPGMAIAIVKDGKVITAKGFGVRKLGEPAAVDAKTVFEVASNSKGFTAAALAMLVDEGKLAWDDPVTKHLPGFQMHDSYVTGAMTIRDLLTHRSGLGLGAGDLLWWPTTTFSTDEIIEKLRYIRPATSFRNSYAYDNLLYIVAGKIIADKAGKSWGEAMHERILAPLGMTGTTTSLAENAGNPDVANAHSKIDGKIAAVKSMPVPNAVGAVGINTNAEDIAKWMMVLLDGGKIAGVKDKDGKDARLFSEKQGREMWTAQTPIKIPEPKPALAATKPNFSAYGLGFQLRDYKGMKVAMHGGALQGFYSRVVMVPEAKLGVAILTNAENGGSMTALQWRILDHYLQAAPSDWLALVAKVEQDQHAEEVKKQGKASSARAARSQPSLPLAAYDGEYEDAWYGKVIIKPEGKKHILSFTRTPDLTGELEHWQHDTFIVRWKERNFNADAYVTFSLNPDGSIDRVKMAPVSAETDFSYDFQDLSLVPVKPKEAKK, from the coding sequence GCCGCCGCCATCGTGCTGGCGTTTTCCGCGATCGCCATGCCGGCGCTGGCCCTTGACGCGGCCCCCGTTGTCGCCGCCGCACCGGTGCCCGCGCCGGCCTTCGATCTTGAGCGCGACGTCGCCACCGCCCTGAAAGTGTTCGACGTGCCTGGCATGGCGATCGCCATCGTCAAGGACGGTAAAGTCATCACCGCCAAGGGATTCGGCGTGCGCAAGCTGGGCGAACCGGCCGCCGTTGACGCGAAGACCGTGTTCGAAGTGGCGTCGAACTCGAAAGGCTTCACGGCCGCCGCGCTGGCCATGCTGGTCGACGAGGGCAAGCTGGCCTGGGACGATCCCGTCACCAAGCATTTGCCCGGTTTCCAGATGCACGATTCCTACGTGACGGGCGCCATGACCATCCGCGACTTGCTGACGCACCGCAGCGGCCTGGGCCTGGGCGCCGGCGACTTGCTGTGGTGGCCGACGACGACCTTCAGCACCGACGAGATCATCGAGAAGCTGCGCTACATCCGTCCGGCCACGAGTTTCCGCAACAGCTATGCCTACGATAACCTGCTGTACATCGTGGCTGGCAAGATCATCGCCGACAAGGCGGGGAAAAGCTGGGGCGAGGCCATGCATGAGCGCATCCTGGCGCCGCTGGGCATGACGGGCACCACCACCAGCCTGGCGGAGAACGCGGGCAATCCCGACGTCGCCAATGCGCACAGCAAGATCGACGGCAAGATCGCCGCCGTCAAATCGATGCCCGTGCCGAACGCCGTGGGTGCCGTCGGCATCAACACGAATGCGGAAGATATCGCCAAGTGGATGATGGTGCTGCTTGACGGCGGCAAGATCGCCGGCGTGAAGGACAAGGACGGCAAGGACGCGCGCCTGTTCAGCGAAAAGCAGGGCCGCGAAATGTGGACGGCGCAAACGCCGATCAAGATCCCCGAGCCGAAACCGGCATTGGCCGCGACGAAACCGAACTTCAGCGCGTATGGCCTGGGCTTCCAGCTGCGCGACTACAAGGGCATGAAGGTGGCCATGCACGGCGGCGCGCTGCAGGGCTTTTATTCGCGCGTGGTGATGGTGCCGGAAGCGAAGCTGGGCGTGGCCATTCTCACCAATGCGGAAAATGGCGGTTCCATGACGGCGCTGCAATGGCGCATCCTCGACCATTACCTGCAGGCGGCGCCGTCGGACTGGCTGGCGCTGGTGGCCAAGGTGGAGCAGGACCAGCATGCGGAAGAAGTGAAAAAGCAGGGCAAGGCGTCGAGCGCGCGCGCGGCCAGATCGCAGCCATCGCTGCCTCTGGCGGCCTACGACGGCGAGTATGAAGATGCCTGGTACGGCAAGGTCATCATCAAGCCCGAAGGGAAAAAACATATCCTCAGCTTTACGCGCACGCCGGACCTGACGGGCGAGCTGGAACACTGGCAGCACGACACCTTCATCGTGCGCTGGAAAGAGCGTAACTTCAACGCCGACGCCTACGTGACGTTCTCGCTCAATCCCGATGGCAGCATCGACCGGGTGAAGATGGCGCCCGTGTCGGCCGAGACGGATTTCAGCTACGACTTCCAGGACCTGAGCCTGGTGCCGGTGAAACCGAAGGAAGCGAAGAAATAA
- a CDS encoding FxDxF family PEP-CTERM protein — translation MKLKSLIAAAVLSAASIGSASAADYIVNLVNTTGNLWTSGFSAVPSPLGDFTDTFTFTPDATFGSTAQAFLANLSVTGSDSSSISFTSANLNGIGLTGFGGPTVFGYAQGEVLAPTNLLFNGPLVLTVIGNTKGGSYGGVFNLNLAPVPEPETYGMLLAGLGILGFLARRRKQS, via the coding sequence ATGAAATTAAAATCACTCATCGCAGCGGCAGTACTGAGCGCTGCTTCCATCGGCAGCGCCAGTGCCGCCGACTACATCGTCAACCTCGTCAATACCACGGGCAATCTGTGGACCAGCGGCTTCAGCGCCGTGCCCAGTCCGCTCGGCGACTTCACCGATACCTTCACGTTCACACCCGATGCGACCTTCGGTTCCACCGCGCAAGCCTTTCTGGCCAACCTGTCCGTCACGGGTTCGGACAGTTCCTCCATCAGCTTCACCAGCGCCAACCTGAATGGCATCGGCCTGACCGGCTTTGGCGGCCCCACCGTCTTTGGCTATGCCCAGGGCGAAGTCCTGGCGCCGACGAACCTCCTGTTCAATGGCCCGCTGGTCCTCACCGTCATCGGCAACACCAAGGGCGGCAGCTATGGCGGCGTCTTCAACCTGAACCTGGCTCCCGTTCCTGAACCGGAAACCTATGGCATGCTGCTGGCCGGCCTGGGCATACTCGGCTTCCTGGCGCGGCGCCGCAAGCAATCTTGA
- a CDS encoding PLP-dependent aminotransferase family protein, protein MDFALLLNAFERTHRERGWPRQRLLHECLRAAIRGGQLAPGTRLAATRVLAAELGLARNTVLYAYEQLASEGFVLPDRRGTVVAGSVGVPEAAPAAGGSNDGLSRRARRLRGVAGQDAGAAVVFPADAMGAFAPGVPALDEFPLAQWRRMLDRAWRALTPRQLNYGDPAGEPQLRMAIADHLRAARGVVCDAGQVFITDGTQSSLDVCLRAFADQGDTLWIEHPGYGGALAAGRGAGLQVTGIAVDIDGIAPTDDDWRDTPPRLIYTTPSHQYPTGSVLSPARRMALLERARAAGALIIEDDYDSEFRHGGPPLAAMQGLVADAPIVYLGTFSKTMFPALRLAFIVVPAALAGAFAQMQAQGAARGRVAEQLALAEFLRSGLFARHVRRMRRLYRQRRDALSEALQRHACGGAAIHGGTAGMHLALRFHDRAWDDLALSRRAAQDGIVALALSAHGTGEGTREEAGWNGFLLGYAQVPAENMDGLARRLGALLPA, encoded by the coding sequence ATGGATTTTGCTTTGCTGCTGAACGCATTCGAGCGCACGCACCGCGAGCGGGGCTGGCCGCGCCAGCGCCTGCTGCATGAATGCCTGCGCGCGGCGATCCGCGGCGGCCAGCTGGCCCCTGGCACGCGCCTGGCCGCCACGCGCGTGCTGGCCGCGGAACTGGGACTGGCGCGCAATACCGTGCTGTACGCCTACGAGCAATTGGCCAGCGAAGGGTTTGTCTTGCCGGACCGGCGCGGCACCGTCGTCGCCGGCAGCGTGGGCGTGCCGGAAGCGGCACCTGCTGCCGGCGGCAGCAATGACGGCTTGTCGCGCCGCGCCCGGCGTTTGCGCGGCGTGGCGGGACAGGATGCCGGCGCGGCGGTGGTGTTTCCCGCCGACGCCATGGGCGCGTTCGCGCCTGGCGTGCCGGCGCTCGACGAATTTCCGCTGGCGCAGTGGCGGCGCATGCTGGACCGCGCATGGCGCGCGCTGACGCCGCGCCAGCTCAATTACGGCGACCCTGCCGGCGAGCCGCAGCTGCGCATGGCCATCGCCGACCATTTGCGCGCAGCGCGCGGCGTCGTCTGCGATGCGGGCCAGGTGTTCATCACGGACGGCACGCAGAGCAGCCTCGATGTCTGCCTGCGCGCCTTTGCCGACCAGGGAGATACCTTGTGGATCGAGCATCCCGGCTATGGCGGCGCGCTGGCGGCGGGCCGTGGCGCCGGCTTGCAGGTGACGGGTATCGCCGTCGACATCGATGGCATCGCGCCGACGGACGACGACTGGCGCGATACGCCGCCGCGCCTGATCTACACGACGCCGTCGCACCAGTATCCGACGGGCAGCGTACTTAGTCCCGCGCGCCGCATGGCGCTGCTCGAACGCGCGCGCGCGGCCGGCGCCCTGATCATCGAAGACGATTACGACAGCGAATTTCGCCATGGCGGCCCGCCCCTGGCGGCCATGCAGGGACTGGTGGCCGACGCGCCCATCGTGTACCTGGGCACCTTCAGCAAGACCATGTTCCCCGCCTTGCGCCTGGCTTTTATCGTCGTGCCGGCGGCGCTGGCCGGGGCCTTCGCGCAGATGCAGGCGCAGGGCGCCGCGCGGGGCCGCGTGGCCGAACAGCTGGCGCTGGCCGAGTTCCTGCGCAGCGGCCTGTTTGCGCGCCATGTACGCCGTATGCGCCGCCTGTACCGCCAGCGCCGCGACGCCTTGAGCGAGGCACTGCAGCGCCATGCGTGTGGGGGCGCGGCCATCCATGGCGGCACGGCCGGCATGCACCTGGCGCTGCGTTTTCACGATCGCGCATGGGATGACCTGGCGCTGAGCCGCCGCGCCGCGCAGGACGGCATCGTGGCGCTGGCGCTGTCCGCCCATGGCACGGGCGAGGGGACGCGAGAAGAGGCAGGCTGGAACGGTTTTCTGCTCGGCTATGCCCAGGTACCGGCCGAGAATATGGATGGCCTGGCGCGCCGCCTGGGCGCGCTGCTGCCGGCGTGA
- a CDS encoding methyltransferase: protein MKRVSLAAALTAMLACGGSGAALAADTGDAALKAAIAGSARTPANALRDSARHPYETLTFFGIKPTMTVVELAPGGGWYTEILAPYLRDNGKLIAAGNDPQSSSEGARRGAARFQQKLDANPAAFGKVDIGAFAPPTTYRIAPKGTADMVLTFRNIHNWIPIGEAGMQTLFKEVYDSLKPGGVFGVVEHRLPANKAQDATASSGYMHEAYVIKLAEGAGFKLAAKSEINANPKDTADHQGGVWALPPTYANKDVDRAKYTAIGESDRMTLKFVKP from the coding sequence ATGAAGCGAGTATCCCTGGCTGCGGCCCTGACGGCCATGCTGGCCTGTGGCGGCAGCGGCGCGGCGCTGGCCGCCGACACGGGCGACGCGGCCCTGAAAGCGGCCATCGCCGGCAGCGCGCGCACACCGGCCAACGCGCTGCGCGACAGCGCCCGCCACCCGTATGAAACGCTGACGTTCTTCGGCATCAAGCCGACGATGACGGTGGTGGAACTGGCGCCCGGCGGCGGCTGGTACACGGAGATCCTGGCGCCCTACCTGCGCGACAACGGCAAGCTGATTGCCGCCGGCAACGACCCGCAGTCAAGCAGCGAAGGCGCACGCCGTGGCGCGGCGCGCTTCCAGCAAAAACTCGACGCCAATCCAGCCGCCTTCGGCAAGGTGGACATCGGCGCCTTTGCGCCACCCACCACCTACCGCATCGCGCCCAAGGGCACGGCCGACATGGTGCTCACCTTCCGCAATATCCACAACTGGATACCGATCGGCGAAGCGGGCATGCAGACCCTGTTCAAGGAAGTGTATGACAGCCTGAAACCGGGCGGCGTGTTCGGCGTCGTCGAGCACCGCCTGCCGGCGAACAAGGCGCAGGACGCCACGGCCAGCAGCGGCTACATGCACGAAGCGTATGTGATCAAGCTGGCCGAAGGCGCAGGTTTCAAACTGGCGGCCAAGTCGGAGATCAACGCCAATCCGAAAGACACGGCGGACCACCAGGGCGGCGTCTGGGCGCTGCCGCCCACCTACGCCAACAAGGATGTGGACCGGGCCAAGTACACGGCCATCGGCGAGAGCGACCGCATGACCTTGAAGTTCGTCAAGCCCTAG
- a CDS encoding spermidine synthase, whose product MTTDFTSTSHTAFSHPGHPPATTTEHRGIRYLHLGTKWVQGAMRLDKPDAIELEYVQMMMMWILFKTQPRRIVQLGLGSAALTKFSYRRFPDASVTAIELNPNVIAICGAQFALPPNDARLDVREMNALDFVLDPANHGTVDALQVDLYDEDARGPVLDTPEFYQACFDCLTDEGIMCTNVFGDFPNYDKNLQAMELVFDAVVWVPEMEDENIVVLAFKKSPSLDFSELYERAATIKKQFNLPAKNWVNGLKQWMQDQQ is encoded by the coding sequence ATGACGACCGACTTTACCTCCACCAGCCATACCGCTTTCAGCCACCCGGGCCACCCGCCCGCCACCACCACCGAACACCGCGGCATCCGCTACCTGCACCTGGGAACCAAGTGGGTGCAAGGCGCCATGCGCCTCGACAAACCCGATGCCATCGAACTCGAATACGTGCAGATGATGATGATGTGGATACTGTTCAAGACGCAGCCCAGACGCATCGTGCAACTGGGCCTGGGCAGCGCCGCGCTGACCAAGTTCAGCTACCGCCGCTTCCCCGATGCCTCGGTCACGGCCATTGAACTCAATCCGAACGTGATCGCCATCTGCGGCGCCCAGTTCGCGCTGCCGCCGAACGACGCACGCCTCGATGTGCGCGAAATGAATGCGCTCGACTTCGTGCTCGACCCGGCCAACCATGGCACCGTCGACGCGCTGCAGGTGGACCTGTACGATGAAGACGCGCGCGGCCCCGTGCTCGACACGCCCGAGTTCTACCAGGCATGCTTCGACTGCCTGACGGACGAGGGCATCATGTGCACGAATGTCTTCGGCGACTTCCCCAACTACGACAAGAATCTGCAGGCGATGGAACTGGTCTTCGACGCCGTCGTCTGGGTGCCGGAAATGGAAGATGAAAACATCGTCGTGCTGGCCTTCAAAAAATCGCCATCGCTCGACTTCAGCGAGCTATACGAACGCGCCGCCACCATCAAGAAGCAATTCAACCTGCCCGCCAAGAACTGGGTCAACGGTTTGAAACAGTGGATGCAGGACCAGCAATAA
- a CDS encoding ABC transporter permease → MEIRPILSALMRSKTGAVLVAVQVAISLAILANALHIVNLRQAVAARPTGVAAESDIFYVSIQNINRGSHERQLAEQKRQAALLRALPGVMSVAQTSQAVLSRSGHSTSVSAKRGQASASAEVSTYVSPDSLIRTYGLQLVEGRDFRPDEVPEINEDVDESSPKVLILTRAAAQKIWPGETSFVGKTLYQGTGNDDPELRVVGVVERLQTQGAQTKPRGEYSALLPTRLTGGRDLLMYAVRAEPGQRDRLMQEAEQAIRRSSTDRLLVHTDTLEQHRKARYRADQGLSWMLIAVSTLLLLVTASGIVGIASLWVSQRRKQIGVRRALGARRIDILRYFLTENFMITSVGVACGVLLGLGLNQLLVSQLEMARLPPGYLLAGALVFWLLGVGAVYGPAWRAASISPATATRSA, encoded by the coding sequence ATGGAAATCCGTCCCATCCTGTCGGCGCTGATGCGCAGCAAAACCGGCGCCGTCCTGGTGGCGGTGCAAGTGGCAATCAGCCTGGCCATCCTGGCCAACGCCCTGCACATCGTCAACCTGCGCCAGGCCGTCGCCGCGCGGCCCACCGGCGTGGCCGCCGAAAGCGATATTTTTTACGTCAGTATCCAGAACATCAACCGCGGCAGCCATGAGCGCCAGCTGGCGGAACAGAAGCGCCAGGCGGCACTGCTGCGCGCGCTGCCGGGCGTGATGTCGGTGGCGCAAACGTCGCAGGCGGTGCTGTCGCGCTCCGGCCACAGTACCAGCGTGTCGGCCAAGCGCGGCCAGGCTTCGGCCAGCGCCGAAGTGTCCACCTATGTCAGTCCCGATTCGCTGATCAGGACGTATGGCTTGCAATTGGTCGAAGGCCGCGATTTCCGGCCCGACGAGGTGCCCGAAATCAACGAAGACGTCGACGAGAGCTCGCCCAAGGTGCTGATACTGACGCGGGCGGCGGCGCAAAAGATCTGGCCCGGCGAGACCAGTTTTGTCGGCAAGACCTTGTACCAGGGCACCGGCAACGACGACCCGGAACTGCGCGTGGTGGGCGTCGTCGAACGGCTGCAGACCCAGGGCGCGCAGACCAAGCCGCGCGGCGAGTATTCGGCCCTGCTGCCGACACGCCTGACGGGGGGACGCGACCTGCTGATGTACGCCGTGCGGGCCGAACCCGGCCAGCGTGACCGCCTGATGCAGGAGGCGGAGCAGGCCATCCGCAGGTCCAGCACGGACCGGCTGCTGGTACACACCGACACCCTGGAACAGCACCGCAAGGCGCGCTACCGTGCCGACCAGGGCCTGTCGTGGATGCTGATCGCCGTGTCGACCCTGCTGCTGCTGGTCACCGCCAGCGGCATCGTCGGCATCGCCAGCCTGTGGGTGTCGCAGCGCCGCAAACAGATCGGCGTGCGCCGCGCCCTGGGCGCCCGCCGCATCGACATCCTGCGCTATTTCCTGACCGAGAATTTCATGATCACCAGCGTCGGCGTGGCGTGCGGCGTGCTGCTGGGATTGGGTTTGAACCAGCTGCTGGTAAGCCAGCTGGAAATGGCGCGGCTGCCGCCCGGCTATCTGCTGGCCGGCGCGCTCGTGTTCTGGTTGCTGGGCGTGGGCGCCGTGTACGGCCCGGCATGGCGCGCGGCCAGCATTTCGCCCGCCACTGCCACCCGCAGTGCCTGA